In Pseudomonas sp. MTM4, one genomic interval encodes:
- the hrpA gene encoding ATP-dependent RNA helicase HrpA, with amino-acid sequence MTDATPAFDTLHKNLDQAFSADRHRLRRQLHELRKKPDESKLAQWLERFQASAAKVEARRQSVPAIRYDDALPIAAKRDEIKAALEKHQVLVIAGETGSGKTTQLPKICLEIGRGVHGLIGHTQPRRLAARSVATRVAEEIGTPLGELVGYQVRFEDQSTDSTLIKLMTDGILLAETQHDRFLEKYDTIIVDEAHERSLNIDFLLGFLKTLLPRRPDLKVIITSATIDLERFSKHFNDAPIIEVSGRTYPVETWYHPLAAETDEDGNRVEDDLTVDQGILAALDEIEAHEKSIGKRPGDVLVFLPGEREIRDAAEMLRKANLRLTEVLPLYARLTPAEQQKIFRPAAGRKIVLSTNVAETSLTVPGIRYVIDSGTARISRYSYRAKVQRLPIEAVSQASANQRKGRCGRVEPGICIRLYSEEDFLSRPEFTDPEILRTNLAAVILQMLHLRLGDIQDFPFIEPPDGKAISDGFNLLQELSAVNRENQLTPLGRQLARLPIDPRLGRMLLEAAQQGSLAEVLIVASALSVQDVRERPADRQQQADQAHAQWKDPDSDFAALINLWRGFEEKRQELGSNPLRTWCRKNFLNYLRLREWRDAHRQLTLIARELKLGASKAPEAVVPSLAKGRKAAEQITPTTDTKVNVVLRQQAEASEAAQKAKGYAAVHKAILSGLLSQIGHKTEDGDFLGARQRRFWVHPSSVIGRKKPNWIMAAELVETTKLFARMVAKIEPEWIEPLAGHLIKKNHFEPHWEKKRGQVVAYEQITLYGLIVVGKRPVHYGPVDPPTARELFIREALVRGEINSRSRALSANRELLERMDELEAKARRRDILADEETLFGYYDARLPVDIYQTASFENWYKRESQKNLQLLVMREEDVLAREAREVTAAQYPDTLRIGELQLPLEYHFEPNHPRDGVTLRVPAPLLPQLRRERLDWLVPGLIEAKAVALVRNLPKAIRKNFVPVPDFVGAALAKITFGEGSLPEALGRELLRMTGARVPEEAWHDAATGLDSHLKMNIEVVDARGKFLGEGRDLAELTARFSEASQAALAPPQQKAEQKPVEAKGFAQVAEKTQAKMAGLSMTVYPALVEERGVVKEGRFPTQAEADYQHRRALQRLLLQQLSEPAKYLRNKLPGLTELGLLYRDMGKVDALVEDILLASLDSCVLDGETQLPREGATLATLAEKKRGEWTGHAERLARLVLDILKLWHGLQKRFKGKIDLAQAVALNDIKAQLTNLVYAGFVRETPVEWLKEYPRYLKAIEQRFEKIGAQLQRDRVWSGELAGYWEQYQARLKKHQQEGKRDPELSQYRWMLEEYRVSLWAQQLGTKMPASDKRLSKQWSQVEP; translated from the coding sequence ATGACCGACGCAACGCCCGCTTTCGACACCCTGCACAAAAATCTCGACCAGGCCTTCAGCGCCGACCGCCATCGCCTGCGCCGCCAGTTGCATGAGCTGAGAAAAAAGCCAGACGAGAGCAAGCTCGCGCAGTGGCTCGAACGCTTCCAGGCCTCGGCTGCCAAGGTCGAGGCGCGGCGGCAGAGCGTGCCGGCCATCCGTTACGACGATGCCCTGCCTATCGCCGCCAAGCGCGACGAGATCAAGGCCGCGCTGGAAAAGCATCAGGTGCTGGTGATCGCCGGCGAAACCGGTTCGGGCAAGACCACTCAGCTGCCGAAGATCTGCCTGGAAATCGGCCGTGGCGTGCACGGGCTGATCGGCCATACCCAGCCGCGGCGTCTGGCCGCGCGCAGCGTTGCCACGCGCGTGGCGGAGGAAATCGGTACGCCGCTGGGCGAGCTGGTGGGCTATCAGGTGCGCTTCGAGGACCAGAGTACCGACAGCACGCTGATCAAGCTGATGACCGACGGCATCCTGCTGGCTGAAACCCAGCACGACCGCTTTCTGGAAAAGTACGACACCATCATCGTCGACGAGGCCCACGAGCGCTCGCTGAACATCGACTTCCTGCTGGGCTTCCTCAAGACGCTGCTGCCGCGCCGGCCGGATCTGAAGGTCATCATCACCTCGGCGACTATCGACCTGGAGCGCTTCAGCAAGCACTTCAATGACGCGCCGATCATCGAGGTTTCAGGGCGTACCTATCCGGTAGAGACCTGGTATCACCCATTGGCAGCGGAGACCGACGAAGACGGCAACCGCGTCGAGGACGATCTGACCGTCGACCAGGGCATCCTCGCCGCGCTGGACGAGATCGAAGCCCATGAGAAGAGCATCGGCAAGCGCCCCGGCGACGTGCTGGTGTTCCTCCCCGGCGAGCGCGAGATTCGCGATGCCGCTGAGATGCTGCGCAAGGCCAACCTGCGCCTGACCGAAGTACTGCCGCTGTATGCGCGGCTGACGCCTGCCGAGCAGCAGAAGATTTTCCGCCCGGCAGCGGGGCGCAAGATCGTGCTGTCCACCAACGTGGCGGAAACCTCGCTCACCGTACCGGGCATCCGCTACGTGATCGACTCCGGCACCGCGCGTATCAGCCGCTACAGTTACCGCGCCAAGGTCCAGCGCCTGCCCATCGAGGCGGTGTCCCAAGCCAGCGCCAACCAGCGCAAGGGCAGGTGCGGACGCGTCGAACCAGGCATCTGCATCCGCCTGTACAGCGAGGAAGATTTTCTTTCCCGCCCCGAATTCACCGATCCGGAAATCCTGCGTACCAACCTCGCCGCGGTCATTCTGCAGATGCTGCACCTGCGCCTGGGCGACATTCAGGACTTCCCCTTCATCGAGCCGCCGGACGGCAAGGCCATCAGCGACGGCTTCAACCTGTTGCAGGAACTCTCCGCGGTCAACCGTGAGAACCAGCTGACGCCGCTCGGTCGCCAGCTGGCGCGCCTGCCCATCGACCCGCGGCTGGGCCGCATGCTGCTGGAAGCCGCGCAGCAGGGCAGCTTGGCCGAAGTGCTGATCGTCGCCAGTGCGCTTTCCGTACAGGACGTGCGCGAGCGCCCGGCTGATCGCCAGCAGCAGGCCGATCAGGCGCACGCGCAGTGGAAGGACCCCGATTCGGATTTCGCCGCGCTGATCAACCTCTGGCGCGGTTTCGAAGAGAAGCGTCAGGAACTGGGCTCCAACCCGCTGCGTACCTGGTGCCGGAAGAACTTCCTCAACTACCTGCGGCTGCGCGAGTGGCGTGATGCTCACCGCCAGCTCACCCTGATCGCCCGTGAGCTCAAGCTGGGCGCGAGCAAAGCCCCGGAAGCTGTTGTGCCTTCACTCGCCAAGGGCCGAAAAGCAGCCGAGCAGATCACGCCGACCACCGATACCAAGGTCAACGTGGTCCTCCGCCAGCAGGCCGAGGCTAGCGAAGCCGCACAGAAGGCTAAGGGCTACGCCGCGGTGCACAAGGCGATCCTATCCGGCCTGCTCAGCCAGATCGGCCACAAGACCGAGGACGGCGATTTCCTTGGCGCACGCCAGCGGCGCTTCTGGGTGCATCCATCCAGCGTGATTGGTCGCAAGAAGCCCAACTGGATCATGGCCGCCGAGCTGGTGGAAACCACCAAGCTGTTCGCCCGGATGGTGGCGAAGATCGAGCCCGAGTGGATCGAGCCGCTGGCCGGCCACCTGATCAAGAAGAACCACTTCGAGCCGCACTGGGAAAAGAAGCGTGGCCAGGTGGTGGCCTACGAGCAGATCACGCTCTACGGTCTGATCGTGGTGGGCAAGCGCCCGGTGCATTACGGCCCGGTCGATCCGCCCACGGCGCGCGAACTCTTCATCCGCGAGGCGCTGGTGCGCGGCGAGATCAACAGCCGATCCCGTGCGCTTTCTGCCAACCGCGAACTGCTGGAGCGCATGGACGAGCTGGAAGCCAAGGCCCGCCGGCGCGACATTCTTGCGGACGAGGAAACCCTGTTCGGCTACTACGATGCGCGGCTGCCCGTCGACATCTACCAGACCGCCAGCTTCGAGAACTGGTACAAGCGCGAGAGCCAGAAGAACCTGCAATTGCTGGTCATGCGCGAGGAAGACGTGTTGGCCCGCGAGGCCCGCGAAGTCACCGCTGCGCAGTATCCCGATACCCTACGCATCGGCGAGCTGCAATTGCCGTTGGAGTACCACTTCGAGCCCAACCACCCGCGCGACGGCGTGACCCTGCGCGTGCCGGCGCCGCTGCTACCGCAACTGCGCCGTGAGCGGCTGGACTGGCTGGTGCCGGGGCTGATCGAGGCCAAGGCCGTGGCGCTGGTGCGCAACCTGCCCAAGGCGATACGCAAGAACTTCGTGCCGGTGCCGGATTTCGTCGGCGCGGCGCTGGCGAAGATCACCTTCGGCGAGGGTTCGCTACCCGAGGCGCTGGGCCGTGAACTGCTGCGCATGACCGGTGCCCGCGTGCCGGAAGAAGCCTGGCACGACGCGGCTACCGGGCTCGACAGCCATTTGAAGATGAACATCGAAGTGGTCGACGCCCGTGGCAAATTCCTCGGTGAAGGCCGCGACTTGGCCGAGCTTACCGCGCGATTCAGTGAGGCCAGCCAGGCCGCGCTGGCGCCGCCCCAGCAGAAGGCCGAGCAGAAGCCGGTCGAGGCCAAGGGCTTTGCTCAGGTGGCGGAGAAGACCCAGGCGAAGATGGCCGGGTTGTCCATGACCGTCTACCCGGCGCTAGTGGAAGAGCGTGGCGTGGTCAAAGAGGGGCGCTTCCCGACCCAGGCCGAGGCCGACTATCAGCACCGCCGCGCCCTGCAACGCCTGCTGCTGCAGCAACTGTCCGAGCCGGCCAAATACCTACGTAACAAGCTGCCAGGACTTACCGAGCTGGGCCTGCTCTATCGCGACATGGGCAAGGTCGATGCGCTGGTCGAGGACATCCTGCTGGCGAGTCTGGACAGCTGCGTCCTCGACGGCGAAACCCAGCTACCGCGCGAAGGCGCCACCCTGGCCACGCTGGCCGAGAAAAAACGTGGTGAATGGACCGGCCACGCCGAGCGCCTGGCGCGCTTGGTGCTGGATATCCTCAAGCTCTGGCACGGCCTGCAGAAGCGCTTCAAGGGCAAGATCGACCTGGCCCAGGCCGTGGCGCTCAACGATATCAAGGCGCAACTCACTAACCTCGTTTATGCAGGCTTCGTCCGCGAAACGCCCGTCGAATGGCTGAAGGAATACCCGAGATATCTGAAGGCCATCGAGCAGCGTTTCGAGAAGATCGGCGCGCAGCTGCAGCGTGATCGCGTCTGGTCTGGCGAACTTGCAGGCTACTGGGAGCAGTACCAGGCGCGGCTGAAGAAGCACCAGCAGGAAGGCAAGCGCGACCCGGAGCTGAGCCAGTACCGTTGGATGCTGGAGGAATACCGCGTTTCGCTCTGGGCGCAGCAGCTCGGGACGAAGATGCCGGCTTCGGACAAGCGGCTGAGCAAACAGTGGAGCCAGGTCGAGCCGTAA
- the rarD gene encoding EamA family transporter RarD, whose protein sequence is MQNRNSLPGVASSVGASILFATLYYYTSLLEPLDGQQIYGWRILLTAPCLAVLLIGFGRWGEVRQILARLSAEPRLWLALPLSSALVGLQLWLFMWAPINGHGLDVSLGYFLLPLTLVLTGRLVFGEAISRLQRLACILAAVGVGNELLLASSLSWPVLAVALGYPCYFILRRRIGTANLGGLWLDLVISLPVAATFALGDSATLQQVIASSRLQLLIFGLGALSALALALMIIATRLNLALFGLLSYVEPVLLVVVALLLGESIAPDQWLTYGAIWMAIAVLVVEGVRALRRGRG, encoded by the coding sequence ATGCAAAACCGGAACAGTCTGCCGGGCGTGGCCAGCTCGGTCGGGGCGTCGATACTTTTCGCCACGCTGTACTACTACACCTCGCTGCTCGAACCGCTGGACGGCCAGCAGATATACGGCTGGCGCATCCTGCTTACCGCGCCCTGCCTGGCGGTGCTGCTGATCGGCTTCGGGCGCTGGGGCGAGGTTCGCCAGATCCTTGCGCGCCTGTCGGCAGAACCGCGGTTGTGGCTCGCGCTGCCGCTGTCTTCGGCGCTGGTCGGGTTACAGCTCTGGCTGTTCATGTGGGCGCCAATCAACGGCCACGGGCTGGACGTCTCCCTCGGCTACTTCCTGCTGCCGCTGACCCTCGTGCTGACCGGCCGGCTGGTGTTCGGCGAGGCGATCAGCCGCCTGCAGCGCCTGGCCTGCATACTGGCGGCCGTTGGCGTTGGTAACGAACTGCTGCTTGCCTCGTCCCTTTCCTGGCCAGTGCTGGCGGTCGCGCTCGGCTATCCCTGCTACTTCATCCTGCGCCGCCGGATCGGCACCGCTAACCTTGGCGGTCTGTGGCTTGACCTCGTCATCAGCCTGCCAGTCGCCGCTACCTTCGCCTTGGGCGATAGCGCCACCCTGCAACAGGTCATCGCAAGTTCACGGCTGCAACTGCTGATCTTCGGATTGGGCGCGCTCAGCGCCCTGGCACTGGCCCTGATGATCATCGCCACCCGCCTCAACCTCGCCCTGTTCGGCCTGCTCAGCTACGTTGAGCCGGTGTTACTGGTCGTGGTCGCGTTACTGCTCGGCGAAAGCATCGCGCCGGACCAATGGCTGACTTATGGCGCGATCTGGATGGCAATTGCGGTGCTGGTGGTGGAGGGAGTGAGGGCGTTGAGGAGGGGGAGGGGTTAG
- a CDS encoding DHCW motif cupin fold protein, with product MELTDIPFGTTDWSKIEPIAHPGETGTALWRTCQFGNTRVRMVHYSPGYVADHWCRKGHILLCLEGQLETELDDGRTFTLSAGMSYQVADNAEAHRSSTATGAKLFVVD from the coding sequence ATGGAACTCACTGACATCCCATTTGGCACTACCGACTGGTCGAAAATAGAACCCATTGCGCATCCGGGTGAGACCGGCACGGCGCTCTGGCGTACCTGCCAATTCGGTAATACGAGAGTTCGAATGGTTCACTACTCCCCTGGATACGTTGCCGATCATTGGTGCCGGAAGGGACACATTCTGCTATGTCTGGAAGGTCAACTGGAGACCGAACTCGATGATGGCCGTACATTCACTTTGAGCGCCGGCATGAGCTACCAAGTGGCCGACAACGCGGAGGCTCACCGGTCTTCAACCGCTACCGGCGCCAAGTTGTTCGTCGTGGATTGA
- a CDS encoding DUF998 domain-containing protein has translation MSTFDRTLLCLGLLIPLWLFAGVALTSLSYPGYSHIDQAMSQLGAVGAPTHPFSAWVNNFPLGVLFMLFALGVARRFTTSRLAQLSAALILIHGLASFATGVFSCDPGCAPAQPSPSQQVHNLAGLVMFLSLTLATALWGALSKRLLSSPAFGWFSILCVIFAVVTVGMMAKAFDDGHGFGLYQRLNYTVSVVWVAALAWIANRGELAS, from the coding sequence GTGAGTACCTTTGACCGAACTTTACTGTGCCTGGGGCTATTAATTCCCCTCTGGCTCTTTGCGGGCGTGGCGCTAACGTCGCTGAGCTATCCGGGCTACAGCCATATCGACCAGGCGATGAGCCAGTTAGGGGCAGTAGGAGCCCCCACCCACCCGTTCTCCGCCTGGGTGAACAACTTCCCCCTAGGCGTGCTCTTCATGCTTTTTGCTCTGGGTGTTGCTCGGAGGTTCACGACATCGCGTCTAGCCCAGCTCAGCGCAGCGCTGATACTGATCCACGGTCTGGCAAGCTTTGCTACTGGGGTGTTCTCATGCGATCCAGGATGCGCACCTGCACAACCCTCGCCGTCTCAGCAGGTTCATAACCTGGCAGGACTAGTCATGTTCCTCTCGCTGACGCTGGCGACCGCGCTTTGGGGGGCTCTTAGCAAGAGGCTGTTGTCATCGCCAGCGTTCGGATGGTTCTCGATACTCTGCGTGATCTTTGCTGTCGTGACTGTCGGCATGATGGCCAAAGCATTCGACGATGGACATGGATTTGGCTTGTATCAGCGGCTCAATTACACCGTATCCGTAGTTTGGGTCGCGGCACTGGCATGGATTGCCAATCGTGGTGAGTTGGCTTCGTGA
- a CDS encoding LysR substrate-binding domain-containing protein → MSRRLPSTSMMLALEAAARHQSFAKAAQELSLSEGAVSRQISKLEEFLGTRLFNRIGNRVELSVAGDNYASHIRAALADIERHTRQLVADARGSTSLEIGVIPTFASRWLIPRLARFQARYPDIKVNLHERTQPFSLEQSGLHAAINYDHPVWQTMRVQPLFVEPMVAVCHPRLASEIPESMPLLHKLASPYSWARYATLAELPLDSNSTGPTYDRYALLIEAAKAGIGMALVPNCYVEEELLGGRLVAPWPAFEELCERYVLVTRPSTHAASALTNFKRWLMEESASG, encoded by the coding sequence ATGAGCAGACGTCTGCCAAGCACCTCTATGATGCTTGCCCTGGAAGCAGCCGCGCGCCATCAGAGCTTTGCCAAAGCGGCACAGGAGCTCTCGCTCAGCGAAGGTGCTGTCAGCCGGCAAATATCTAAACTGGAAGAATTTCTCGGGACGCGGCTGTTCAACCGTATCGGCAATCGCGTCGAGTTGTCAGTTGCTGGTGACAACTATGCTTCGCACATTCGTGCGGCACTGGCCGATATCGAACGGCACACCCGCCAGCTCGTTGCGGACGCTAGGGGCAGTACCTCGCTGGAAATTGGCGTCATTCCCACATTCGCCAGTCGTTGGTTGATACCCAGGCTGGCTCGATTCCAGGCGCGCTACCCCGATATAAAAGTGAATCTCCACGAACGCACACAGCCCTTTTCCCTTGAGCAAAGTGGCTTGCACGCTGCGATCAACTACGACCATCCCGTCTGGCAGACAATGCGAGTACAGCCGCTCTTTGTAGAACCGATGGTTGCCGTCTGTCACCCTCGCCTTGCAAGCGAAATACCCGAAAGCATGCCGCTACTTCACAAACTCGCGAGCCCCTATAGTTGGGCTCGTTATGCAACGCTTGCTGAATTGCCACTGGATTCCAACTCGACAGGCCCCACCTATGATCGCTATGCGCTGCTGATCGAAGCGGCGAAAGCCGGCATAGGAATGGCGCTCGTGCCTAACTGCTACGTTGAGGAGGAGCTGCTTGGAGGCCGGCTTGTAGCTCCTTGGCCGGCATTCGAAGAACTCTGCGAACGCTACGTCCTGGTAACTCGCCCGAGTACGCATGCCGCTTCTGCACTGACGAATTTCAAACGTTGGCTTATGGAAGAGTCTGCTTCCGGCTAG
- a CDS encoding DUF6152 family protein, which translates to MSVSSESRTAIRATPLTARDAAHRMVLMLCVTAMVLFTTQAFAHHGWAWAEEEQSELKGTITEISMAPPHPALRVEAQDGRLWQVDLGNPNQTQRSGFTDDTAKVGDEVTVLGNRTKEPNEAHMKAVRITVGGKQYDMYPERIKE; encoded by the coding sequence ATGTCGGTATCAAGCGAAAGCCGAACCGCCATCCGAGCAACCCCCCTCACGGCGCGCGATGCGGCGCATCGTATGGTCTTGATGCTTTGCGTCACAGCGATGGTGCTGTTTACAACGCAGGCCTTCGCTCACCACGGTTGGGCCTGGGCGGAAGAAGAGCAGTCGGAGTTGAAGGGCACGATTACCGAGATTTCGATGGCGCCACCTCATCCGGCCTTGCGCGTAGAGGCTCAAGACGGCCGTTTATGGCAAGTCGATCTGGGGAATCCGAACCAGACGCAACGTTCCGGTTTCACCGACGATACCGCCAAGGTAGGAGATGAAGTCACCGTACTCGGCAACCGCACCAAAGAGCCGAACGAAGCGCATATGAAAGCCGTGCGCATTACGGTCGGCGGCAAGCAATACGATATGTATCCGGAACGCATCAAGGAATGA
- a CDS encoding DUF2214 domain-containing protein: protein MTGFLQSVAGWPGAVFLQEYWIAYLVVNATHILGIGLLLGAILPLDLLLLRSMHGRDLPVLGPFLVRAAATGTTLAVITGLWLFSVRPAEYAENPAFLCKAALLVLAICNIALQHRSERFDAALCGGQPTVRVRALAAASAILWLSILIAGRWIGFV, encoded by the coding sequence ATGACGGGCTTTCTGCAATCAGTTGCTGGCTGGCCCGGTGCCGTCTTCCTGCAGGAATACTGGATTGCCTATCTGGTCGTCAATGCAACTCACATCCTTGGGATAGGGCTACTCCTCGGCGCGATCCTGCCGCTCGATTTGCTCCTTTTGCGTTCAATGCACGGACGGGATCTGCCGGTCCTTGGCCCCTTTCTAGTACGCGCAGCGGCAACGGGCACTACACTTGCGGTGATAACGGGGCTTTGGTTGTTCTCAGTGAGGCCAGCGGAGTACGCAGAGAACCCAGCCTTTCTCTGCAAGGCCGCGCTGCTAGTGCTGGCGATCTGCAACATTGCACTCCAGCATCGCAGCGAGCGCTTTGATGCCGCCCTGTGCGGCGGCCAGCCAACTGTCCGAGTTCGCGCCCTGGCCGCCGCATCCGCCATTCTTTGGCTTTCGATCCTCATAGCTGGCCGCTGGATCGGCTTTGTCTGA
- a CDS encoding FMN-dependent NADH-azoreductase: MEQLLVINTSPQRSGSYSRKMTERFVHLWRLRYPSGEIIHRELGNQPIPHVDERWIQAAFTPPEARDHQQKDTLALSDELVSELKQATQIVIGCPMHNLSVPSTLKAYIDQIIRMGITTRLVPGTPGSPYAGLLHDKKAYLLLVRGGHGYEKGEAYAHMNFQEPYLTAVLGMLGIHDVTTVSLEYTAIGGDQFDEAVKRANSRIDALFC; encoded by the coding sequence ATGGAACAATTGCTCGTCATCAACACCAGCCCGCAGCGCAGCGGGTCGTACAGTCGGAAAATGACAGAACGCTTCGTACACCTCTGGCGCCTTCGATACCCGAGCGGCGAAATCATCCACCGAGAGCTGGGTAACCAGCCGATTCCACACGTCGATGAACGCTGGATCCAGGCCGCTTTCACCCCGCCCGAGGCCCGAGACCACCAACAGAAGGACACCCTGGCGCTCAGCGACGAGCTGGTGAGCGAGTTGAAGCAAGCCACACAGATCGTGATCGGTTGCCCCATGCACAACCTGTCGGTGCCCAGTACGCTGAAAGCCTACATCGACCAGATTATCCGCATGGGAATCACGACCCGCCTGGTACCTGGCACCCCTGGCAGCCCCTACGCTGGTCTACTGCATGACAAGAAAGCGTACCTGCTGCTCGTGAGGGGCGGCCATGGTTATGAGAAAGGCGAAGCATACGCACACATGAACTTCCAAGAGCCCTACTTAACCGCAGTATTGGGCATGCTGGGCATCCACGACGTGACGACGGTCAGCCTGGAATACACCGCTATCGGCGGCGATCAGTTCGACGAAGCCGTCAAACGGGCCAATTCACGTATCGATGCACTGTTTTGTTAA
- a CDS encoding protein-disulfide reductase DsbD, protein MPGPDDVLIASSLFAATEAPSSGSTTTLAILMEPQGEWHGYWKQPGDVGLPTTFTWHLPDGVMVSDPAYPLPRTLLIEGLMNHVYEHPYALLVELTLDGDLPGGTALPIRVDMQYLACRYDACVPERASLETTLHVGDGHQSPDVAARFANWRQALPRPLAAQASFDVEGDLLRLRVPLPASVPIQNPHLFSATKGAIDNAAPQRVERRGDELIVETRVGAQITDVFQATLKLSDSLGLDIDAKRGGPTSAPDSTSNSSLSIILLALAGAIAGGLLLNLMPCVFPILSLKAMSLARSGISPAIARRDAVAYTSGVLLVCVLLGAVLLAWRAAGTQVGWAFQLQNAAVILTLMLLTTAIAFNLAGLFELAAIDAGTKLTNQSGAGGAFWTGALAAFIATPCSGPFMAAALGAALVLPTAAAMLVFTGLGLGIALPFLMLGFIPALQRRLPRPGPWMGTLRRVLAVPMFLTALSLLWVLSHQVPANALVASLGCAMLLALGLRLTGLRQQKHKRNAWLPASLALILALGLGWSQVSGQTAPASDVQRHVFDEQQLAQLRADKVPVFVYFTADWCITCKVNEQVAINRDATAQAFAAAGVVVMRGDWTNGDPVITAFLERHGRSGVPLYLWYGAGEAEPRLLPQILGPGSLLELVQR, encoded by the coding sequence ATGCCCGGTCCTGATGATGTATTGATCGCGTCATCGCTGTTCGCTGCAACCGAAGCGCCGTCATCTGGATCGACCACGACATTGGCGATCCTCATGGAGCCTCAGGGCGAGTGGCACGGCTACTGGAAGCAACCAGGCGATGTTGGCCTCCCGACCACGTTCACCTGGCACCTACCGGACGGTGTAATGGTGAGCGACCCAGCCTATCCGTTGCCGCGGACGCTGCTGATTGAAGGTTTGATGAACCATGTCTACGAGCACCCCTACGCACTGCTTGTAGAGCTGACCCTCGACGGCGACTTGCCAGGCGGGACCGCATTGCCGATCCGTGTGGATATGCAATATCTGGCCTGTCGGTATGACGCCTGCGTCCCTGAGCGCGCATCATTGGAAACGACATTGCACGTAGGCGATGGTCACCAGTCGCCGGACGTTGCAGCCCGCTTCGCCAACTGGCGTCAGGCGCTGCCCAGGCCGCTGGCCGCGCAGGCCAGTTTTGACGTAGAGGGCGATCTCCTACGCCTGCGCGTGCCCCTCCCGGCCAGCGTACCGATCCAAAACCCCCATCTGTTTTCCGCAACCAAGGGGGCGATCGACAATGCCGCCCCCCAACGGGTCGAGCGACGCGGTGATGAGCTGATTGTTGAAACGCGCGTAGGAGCTCAGATAACTGATGTTTTTCAGGCCACGCTGAAACTGAGCGACAGTTTAGGTCTAGATATAGACGCGAAACGCGGCGGCCCGACAAGCGCGCCCGATAGCACGTCCAACAGCAGCTTGAGCATCATCCTGCTTGCGCTGGCCGGGGCGATTGCCGGCGGGCTGTTGCTGAATTTGATGCCGTGCGTCTTTCCCATCCTCAGTCTTAAAGCCATGAGTCTCGCGCGCTCCGGCATCAGCCCGGCTATAGCTCGTCGCGACGCCGTGGCCTACACCAGCGGTGTGCTACTGGTCTGCGTCTTGCTGGGCGCCGTTCTGCTCGCTTGGCGTGCCGCTGGCACTCAGGTGGGCTGGGCCTTCCAGTTGCAGAACGCTGCCGTGATTCTGACCCTGATGTTGCTGACCACGGCCATCGCATTCAATCTGGCCGGGCTGTTCGAGCTGGCAGCGATCGATGCTGGTACCAAGCTAACCAACCAAAGCGGCGCCGGTGGCGCGTTCTGGACCGGCGCGCTCGCGGCTTTCATCGCTACGCCTTGCTCCGGGCCTTTCATGGCCGCAGCCCTGGGCGCTGCGCTGGTTTTACCGACTGCCGCAGCCATGTTGGTATTCACCGGGCTTGGTCTAGGGATCGCTTTACCGTTCTTGATGCTGGGGTTCATCCCCGCGCTGCAACGACGCTTGCCCAGACCCGGCCCCTGGATGGGAACCTTGCGCCGCGTTCTCGCGGTGCCGATGTTCCTTACCGCGCTCTCTCTGCTGTGGGTACTCAGCCATCAGGTCCCGGCCAATGCGCTGGTCGCATCCCTGGGCTGCGCCATGCTGCTTGCACTCGGGCTCCGGCTGACCGGCCTGCGGCAGCAGAAACACAAACGCAACGCCTGGTTGCCCGCTTCTCTTGCATTGATTCTGGCGCTCGGCCTGGGCTGGAGCCAGGTATCAGGGCAAACCGCGCCGGCTTCGGACGTGCAGCGGCACGTGTTCGACGAGCAGCAGTTAGCCCAACTACGCGCTGACAAGGTGCCGGTGTTTGTTTACTTCACCGCTGACTGGTGCATCACCTGCAAGGTGAACGAGCAAGTCGCCATCAACCGTGACGCGACCGCACAGGCTTTCGCCGCGGCTGGGGTTGTAGTGATGCGGGGCGACTGGACCAATGGCGATCCTGTCATCACCGCATTCCTCGAACGCCACGGCCGCTCAGGTGTTCCTTTGTACCTGTGGTACGGAGCGGGTGAAGCCGAACCACGGCTGCTGCCCCAGATCCTCGGACCGGGCTCGCTGCTCGAACTGGTGCAACGGTAA